The DNA sequence CTGTGGTTTTCTTTCGAAATCTTCTCTCATGTTTCAAGCCTTCGACTGGTTTACCATCGAAAGGGTATGGATGTAAGCCAAGAGTAAATTCATCCGGAATGAATTCTTCAAGAATAGTCGTTTCATTTATTTAACAATGTTATGTTTGATATCAATGGCGCTGTCAGTTGTGTCATTGTCGAGCGCTGAATCAGGCTCGACAACGTCTTCTTTGCTCTTAGAGGCGCTGGGTTTGAGTTCAGATTTAATTACATCTGGTTTGATGTCCTCCGGCTCGGGCTTTAGAAGCTCGGGGTTGATGTCGGGCTtgacttcaatttcttggacCTCGATCTTGATACGCTTGACAATGGGTTCGGATACATCCGAATCAAGGTTTTCTCTGACCAACTTGACCAAGCCGTCCGCCTGCTTGATGGCATCATACACCCCTTCACACACATCTAAAAAGTTCTCCGGCACATCCACTTCACCATAATAGGCGCCGGCCATGGCGCCGGCCATGCTCCCGATGGTGTCTGTATCGCCACCAAAGCTAATGGCCAGCTGAACTGTGCGCACAAATCGGCTGGAGTCGCGTAGCTGCTCGATGGGGGATTGCGCTCGCAGGAAACTGAAAATCGCACTTGGCACGGAGTGCAATGCGGCCACGCCATTGCCCAGAGCAATGGCCAGATCGTCATTTTTGGTGGCTAGCGCCTTGcgcatgatttcaaatttgtaccgGTAAGTATGCTTGGATTTGGGGTCTTCACTGAAGCTCTCCACCAATTCCAACATGTTGGCCAGGAACGCCTTACTGTCCACCCCATCCAATGCCATGGACACGGCATAGGCCTGTAGCTGCGCCCCTCGCACCCCCAACTGATGCGAGTGGGTAATGCGCGCCGACGCGTCGGCCATTTCCAGCAGCTCGGTTCGCGAGCGCCCATGACAGAACATGGCCACCGGGTGCACACGCATGGCCGCGCCATTCCCAAAGGAGCCCTCTGTCTTGAATTGTTCTTTGGCCGGTCCATAGGGATCTCGGCAATCACTTTTATGCAATTTCTCAAATACTTCTGTGACAGCCTCGCCATAACCCCGACCCTGTTCTCTGTGATATTCATCCACGAAACGACGCGCCAAATTCCGAGGGTCCAAATGCGTTCGGGTTTCTAGCAAAGAATACGCCAGTTGTCGGGCCATGGCTGTGTCGTCGGTGAATTCCAGGACCCCATCCCGTTCGGGTTCCCAGGCGTCGTACAGACGGAATTCGCGTTTGAGTCGCGAGAACGGGAACGAATTGTTGCCGTTCTTAAACTCTAAGGGGCCGCCTAAGCAGTCG is a window from the Tigriopus californicus strain San Diego chromosome 2, Tcal_SD_v2.1, whole genome shotgun sequence genome containing:
- the LOC131876980 gene encoding ADP-ribosylhydrolase ARH3-like produces the protein MKIVFLECLTFAIREIRINSSLFSHLVVITSVWPPMDMDKCEDELQERFRGCMLGAVLGDCLGGPLEFKNGNNSFPFSRLKREFRLYDAWEPERDGVLEFTDDTAMARQLAYSLLETRTHLDPRNLARRFVDEYHREQGRGYGEAVTEVFEKLHKSDCRDPYGPAKEQFKTEGSFGNGAAMRVHPVAMFCHGRSRTELLEMADASARITHSHQLGVRGAQLQAYAVSMALDGVDSKAFLANMLELVESFSEDPKSKHTYRYKFEIMRKALATKNDDLAIALGNGVAALHSVPSAIFSFLRAQSPIEQLRDSSRFVRTVQLAISFGGDTDTIGSMAGAMAGAYYGEVDVPENFLDVCEGVYDAIKQADGLVKLVRENLDSDVSEPIVKRIKIEVQEIEVKPDINPELLKPEPEDIKPDVIKSELKPSASKSKEDVVEPDSALDNDTTDSAIDIKHNIVK